From the Choloepus didactylus isolate mChoDid1 chromosome 22, mChoDid1.pri, whole genome shotgun sequence genome, one window contains:
- the LOC119518645 gene encoding metallothionein-I, hippocampal-like, producing the protein MDPNCSCTTGDSCSCAVSCKCKECKCTSCKKSCCTCCPVGCAKCAQGCVCKGASDKCSCCA; encoded by the exons ATGGACCCCAACTGCTCCTGCACCACTG GTGACTCCTGCAGCTGTGCTGTCTCCTGCAAATGTAAAGAGTGCAAATGCACCTCCTGCAAGAAGA GCTGCTGCACCTGCTGCCCCGTGGGCTGTGCCAAGTGTGCCCAGGGCTGCGTTTGCAAAGGGGCATCAGACAAGTGCAGCTGCTGTGCCTAA